From the genome of Equus asinus isolate D_3611 breed Donkey chromosome 24, EquAss-T2T_v2, whole genome shotgun sequence, one region includes:
- the ZBTB24 gene encoding zinc finger and BTB domain-containing protein 24 has translation MAETSSEPSAQLVVHSDTHSDTVLASFEDQRKKGFLCDITLIVENVHFRAHKALLAASSEYFSMMFAEEGEIGQSIYMLEGMVADTFGILLEFIYTGCLQASEKSTEQILATAQFLKVYDLVKAYADFQNNHSSPKPPTLNTASAPVVVISNKKNDPPKRKRGRPRKVNSLQEGKSEVAAEEEIQLRVNNSVQNRQNFVVKEGDNGILNEQIPPKEMEESEPACAPGRGEEMPAEKDENCDPKTQDGQDGQSRYSKRRIRKSVKLKDYKLVGDEDDQASAKRVCGRRRRPGGPEARCKDCGKVFKYNHFLAIHQRSHTGERPFKCNECGKGFAQKHSLQVHSRMHTGERPYTCTVCGKALTTKHSLLEHMSLHSGQKSFTCDQCGKYFSQKRQLKSHYRVHTGHSLPECNHCHRKFMDVSQLKKHLRTHTGEKPFTCEICGKSFTAKSSLQTHIRIHRGEKPYSCGICGKSFSDSSAKRRHCILHTGKKPFSCPECNLQFARLDNLKAHLKIHSKEKQVSDASSVSGNNNTEEVRNILQLQPYQLSTSGEQEIQLLVTDSVHNINFMPGPSQGISIVATESSQNMTADQAANLTLLTQQPEQLQNLILSAQQEQTEHIQSLDMIESQMEPSQNEPVHVITLSKETLEHLHAHPEQTGELHLTSASDPAQHLQLTQEPAPPPPTHHVAQPAPLSQEQS, from the exons ATGGCAGAAACATCATCAGAGCCTTCTGCGCAGCTCGTTGTACACTCGGACACACACAGTGACACGGTCCTGGCCAGTTTCGAGGATCAGAGGAAGAAAGGCTTTCTCTGTGACATTACTTTAATCGTGGAGAATGTGCATTTCCGGGCCCACAAGGCCTTACTCGCTGCCAGTAGTGAATACTTCTCAATGATGTTTGCCGAAGAGGGGGAGATCGGCCAGTCCATTTACATGCTGGAAGGCATGGTTGCCGACACGTTTGGCATCCTGCTGGAATTTATCTACACGGGTTGCCTCCAGGCCAGTGAGAAAAGTACAGAACAAATCCTGGCTACTGCTCAGTTCTTGAAAGTCTATGACCTGGTAAAAGCATACGCAGACTTTCAAAATAATCACAGCTCCCCAAAGCCACCGACTCTGAACACGGCTAGTGCTCCAgtagttgttatttctaataaGAAAAATGACCCCCCGAAGCGGAAACGGGGAAGACCAAGAAAAGTCAACAGTTTGCAGGAGGGAAAATCAGAAGTGGCTGCAGAGGAAGAAATACAGCTGCGAGTGAACAATTCGGTTCAGAATAGACAAAACTTTGTGGTTAAAGAGGGAGACAATGGCATACTGAATGAACAGATTCCcccaaaagaaatggaagaatctGAGCCTGCTTGTGCACCAGGTAGAGGAGAGGAAATGCCCGCTGAAAAAGATGAGAACTGTGATCCCAAGACCCAGGATGGGCAGGACGGCCAGAGTCGGTACAGCAAGCGAAGGATTCGGAAGTCTGTCAAACTTAAAGATTACAAGCTTGTTGGGGATGAAGATGACCAGGCATCTGCAAAGAGGGTCTGTGGAAGGAGAAGGCGCCCTGGCGGCCCTGAGGCCCGTTGTAAAGACTGTGGCAAAGTCTTTAAGTACAATCACTTTTTAGCAATCCACCAGAGGAGCCACACGG GGGAGCGACCTTTCAAGTGTAACGAATGTGGAAAAGGCTTTGCGCAGAAGCACTCCCTGCAGGTCCACAGCCGGATGCACACAGGCGAGAGGCCGTACACCTGCACCGTGTGCGGCAAGGCCCTCACCACCAAGCACTCGCTGCTGGAGCACATGAGCCTGCACTCAG GACAGAAGTCTTTTACCTGTGATCAGTGTGGAAAATATTTCAGCCAGAAAAGACAACTAAAGAGCCATTACCGAGTGCATACAG GCCACTCATTACCGGAATGCAACCACTGCCATCGCAAATTCATGGATGTGTCGCAGCTAAAGAAACATCTACGAACACACACAG GTGAGAAGCCATTTACTTGTGAAATCTGTGGCAAATCTTTCACAGCAAAGAGTTCTCTGCAGACCCACATCAGGATCCATCG AGGAGAAAAGCCATACTCCTGTGGCATTTGTGGCAAATCCTTCTCTGACTCCAGTGCCAAGAGGAGACACTGCATTCTACACACGGGCAAAAAACCTTTCTCCTGCCCTGAGTGTAACTTACAGTTTGCTCGCTTAGACAACTTGAAGGCTCACTTGAAAATCCATAGCAAAGAGAAACAGGTGTCAGATGCCAGCAGCGTGTCCGGCAATAACAACACTGAAGAGGTCAGGAATATTCTTCAGCTGCAGCCATATCAACTCTCTACCTCCGGAGAGCAGGAAATTCAGCTGCTTGTAACCGATTCTGTACATAACATCAATTTCATGCCTGGTCCTAGCCAAGGAATCAGCATCGTGGCCACAGAGAGTTCCCAGAACATGACTGCAGACCAGGCTGCTAATCTCACCCTGCTCACGCAACAGCCAGAACAGCTGCAGAATTTAATTCTTTCAGCTCAGCaggagcaaacagaacacattcAGAGCCTCGATATGATTGAAAGCCAGATGGAACCCTCACAGAACGAGCCAGTGCACGTGATCACACTCTCCAAGGAAACCTTGGAACATCTTCACGCCCATCCAGAACAAACAGGAGAGCTCCATTTAACAAGCGCTTCAGATCCTGCTCAGCACTTGCAGCTGACACAGGAGCCGGCTccgcccccacccacccaccacgtGGCCCAGCCCGCCCCGCTCAGCCAGGAGCAGAGCTGA